The proteins below are encoded in one region of Microbacterium pygmaeum:
- a CDS encoding FAD-dependent monooxygenase, translating into MQFYRDGYRPGDPDVHPASAEALRRPSALPPTLDVLIVGSGPAGAVLAAQLAAFSGIDTRIIERQSGPLEVGQADGVACRTVEMFQAFGLAEALLREAYWVNEVRFWGPSDSDRSQISRTGWVEDTPAGLSEFPHVIVNQARMQQFLLDHAARSTSRLSVDYGIEFVTLTIGEGEHPVEVTLRRADGEEFTVRAKYVIGCDGARSAVRRAIGRQLHGDAANHAWGVMDVLATTDFPDWRSKSVIQSAGRGSLLTIPREGGNLVRVYVDLGQTSAGDTDIRSTTVEQLTGVTNDILHPYSIDVRAIAWSSVYEVGQRLADRFDDTPDDLSDHPPRVFIAGDACHTHSAKAGQGMNVSMQDAFNLGWKLAAVLEGRSDATLLRTYSAERQTVAQDLIDFDRFWSAFIAQPVLDPAHPEGGGVTAGQMRTQFARQGRYTAGLATQYTPSSLTGADTYQDLAAGFEIGTRFHSSRVVRVADAKHMQLGHAHRADGRWRIYVFDDASGTEAVEFARWLESSAASPVRRFTPTRSPIDSVIDVHAVFRRDFHDIEPTRLPEILLPHSGALGLQDWEKIWATDPVDDIFAARGIAPTGAVVVVRPDQYVAHVLPLSAHENLSEFFAGFLRERDRGDCTE; encoded by the coding sequence ATGCAGTTCTACCGCGACGGCTATCGACCGGGTGATCCCGACGTCCATCCCGCGTCCGCGGAGGCGTTGCGCCGCCCCTCCGCCCTTCCGCCGACGCTGGACGTGCTGATCGTGGGCAGCGGCCCGGCAGGCGCCGTTCTGGCCGCTCAGCTGGCGGCCTTTTCCGGCATCGACACCCGCATCATCGAACGCCAGAGCGGTCCGCTCGAGGTCGGCCAAGCAGATGGCGTGGCCTGTCGCACAGTGGAGATGTTTCAGGCCTTCGGGCTCGCAGAAGCCCTCCTCCGGGAGGCCTACTGGGTCAACGAGGTCCGGTTCTGGGGGCCCTCCGACAGCGACCGCTCGCAGATCTCGCGGACAGGGTGGGTGGAGGACACGCCTGCCGGATTGAGCGAGTTCCCGCACGTCATCGTGAACCAAGCACGCATGCAACAGTTCCTCCTCGACCATGCCGCGCGCTCGACGAGTCGCCTCTCGGTCGACTACGGCATCGAGTTCGTGACGCTGACCATCGGCGAGGGAGAGCATCCCGTCGAGGTCACCCTCCGACGCGCGGACGGCGAGGAGTTCACCGTCCGCGCGAAATACGTGATCGGGTGCGACGGAGCTCGCAGCGCCGTGCGCCGGGCGATCGGACGTCAACTCCACGGGGACGCCGCGAATCATGCATGGGGTGTCATGGATGTGCTCGCCACGACGGACTTCCCCGATTGGCGATCCAAGAGCGTCATCCAATCGGCCGGGAGAGGCAGTCTTCTCACGATCCCCCGCGAAGGCGGCAACCTCGTGCGCGTCTACGTGGACCTCGGCCAGACCTCGGCGGGGGATACCGACATCCGCTCCACGACCGTCGAGCAGCTCACCGGCGTGACGAACGACATCCTGCATCCGTACTCAATTGACGTGCGAGCGATCGCGTGGTCGTCGGTGTACGAGGTGGGTCAGCGCCTCGCCGATCGATTCGACGACACGCCCGATGATCTGTCCGATCATCCGCCCCGCGTCTTCATCGCGGGGGACGCGTGCCACACGCATTCGGCGAAGGCGGGGCAGGGGATGAACGTGTCGATGCAGGACGCCTTCAATCTCGGCTGGAAACTCGCCGCGGTGCTCGAGGGGCGCTCGGACGCGACCCTGCTGCGGACGTACTCCGCCGAGCGGCAGACGGTCGCGCAGGACCTCATCGACTTCGACCGGTTCTGGTCGGCGTTCATCGCGCAGCCCGTCCTGGATCCCGCACACCCTGAAGGAGGGGGCGTCACCGCGGGGCAGATGCGCACGCAGTTCGCGCGGCAGGGACGATACACGGCGGGTCTCGCCACCCAGTACACGCCGTCTTCGCTGACCGGCGCCGACACCTACCAGGACCTCGCAGCCGGGTTCGAGATCGGCACCCGCTTCCACTCGTCCAGGGTCGTCCGCGTCGCCGATGCCAAGCACATGCAGCTCGGGCACGCCCATCGCGCCGATGGCCGCTGGAGGATCTACGTGTTCGACGATGCGTCGGGCACGGAAGCGGTCGAATTCGCCCGCTGGCTCGAGAGTTCCGCGGCTTCACCCGTGCGCCGCTTCACGCCGACGCGTTCCCCCATCGACAGTGTGATCGACGTACACGCTGTCTTTCGCCGCGACTTTCACGACATCGAGCCCACACGGCTGCCGGAGATTCTCCTCCCGCACTCCGGAGCGCTTGGTCTCCAGGATTGGGAGAAGATCTGGGCGACCGACCCCGTCGACGATATCTTTGCCGCTCGCGGCATCGCCCCCACCGGTGCCGTGGTGGTCGTGCGGCCCGATCAGTACGTCGCGCACGTACTGCCGCTTTCCGCGCACGAGAACCTCTCCGAGTTCTTCGCAGGGTTTCTCCGGGAGCGCGATCGAGGCGACTGCACGGAGTGA
- a CDS encoding SDR family NAD(P)-dependent oxidoreductase has product MGTRVQDKVVVVTGAAQGIGRAFAHRLAGEGARVVVADLNGEKAAAVAAEIGPSALAVVVDVSKDESVDALGSVVGDTYGRVDGIINNAAIFSTIQMKPFWELTTAEWDVVQTVNLRGPFLIVKALLPLLKASSAASIVNIGSDAVWEGRGGYLHYTASKAGVQGMTFGMSHELGEFDIRVNTISPAATQTEVPRATVSPAQLEAMIAARALHRVATPEDLTSLAVFLLSEESVFITGQTISVNGGKLHR; this is encoded by the coding sequence ATGGGTACTCGTGTTCAGGACAAGGTCGTCGTCGTCACCGGTGCGGCACAGGGGATCGGGCGTGCCTTCGCGCACCGGCTGGCTGGAGAGGGCGCGCGCGTCGTGGTTGCCGACCTCAACGGCGAGAAGGCCGCGGCGGTGGCGGCCGAGATCGGTCCCTCCGCGCTGGCGGTCGTGGTCGATGTCTCGAAGGATGAGTCCGTCGACGCGCTGGGATCCGTCGTCGGTGACACGTACGGCCGTGTGGACGGCATCATCAACAACGCGGCAATCTTCTCGACGATCCAGATGAAGCCGTTCTGGGAGCTGACGACGGCGGAGTGGGACGTGGTGCAGACGGTCAACCTGCGCGGTCCGTTCCTCATCGTCAAGGCCCTGCTGCCGCTGCTGAAGGCGTCGTCTGCGGCAAGCATCGTGAACATCGGATCGGATGCCGTCTGGGAAGGCAGAGGCGGCTACCTGCACTACACCGCCTCCAAAGCGGGGGTGCAGGGGATGACCTTCGGCATGTCGCATGAGCTCGGCGAGTTCGACATTCGCGTGAACACGATCTCCCCGGCGGCGACCCAGACCGAGGTGCCCCGAGCGACGGTCTCGCCCGCTCAGCTCGAGGCGATGATCGCCGCACGCGCCCTTCACCGCGTCGCGACGCCGGAGGATCTCACCAGCCTCGCCGTCTTCCTCCTGTCGGAGGAGAGCGTCTTCATCACGGGTCAGACGATCAGCGTGAACGGCGGAAAGCTGCACCGTTGA